From a single Mesorhizobium shangrilense genomic region:
- a CDS encoding LysR family transcriptional regulator, which yields MRRDNVNDFLAFIAVARQRSFTRAAAQLGVSQSALSYTIRMLEARLGLRLLTRTTRSVSLTEAGERLLQRIGPRFDEIESEIAALNVLRDKPAGTVRITSVEHAAQAILWPAMAGLMHDYPDINVEIINDYNVTDIVAERYDAGVRLGEQVDMDMIAMRIGPDFRMAVAAAPSYFERHAPPLTPQDLTNHACIRLRLPTSGGFYIWEFGKEGRELKVRVQGRAVFNTVAMMRQAALDGMGLAYLPDDVVEADISEGRLLHVLADWCPPRPGYHLYYPSRRQPSPAFALVVDAVRYRG from the coding sequence ATGCGCCGGGACAATGTGAACGACTTCCTCGCCTTCATCGCGGTCGCCCGCCAGCGCAGTTTTACCCGGGCCGCTGCCCAACTTGGCGTGTCGCAGTCGGCGCTGAGCTACACGATCCGCATGCTGGAAGCCCGGCTCGGCCTGCGGCTGTTGACCCGCACGACGCGCAGCGTCTCGCTGACCGAGGCGGGCGAGCGCCTGCTGCAGCGCATCGGGCCGCGTTTCGACGAGATCGAGAGCGAGATCGCCGCCCTTAACGTATTGCGCGACAAGCCGGCCGGCACCGTTCGCATCACCAGCGTCGAACATGCCGCGCAGGCCATACTGTGGCCGGCAATGGCTGGGCTGATGCATGATTATCCCGACATCAACGTCGAGATCATCAACGACTATAACGTCACCGACATCGTCGCCGAGCGCTACGATGCCGGCGTGCGGCTGGGCGAGCAGGTGGACATGGACATGATCGCCATGCGCATCGGGCCGGACTTTCGCATGGCTGTGGCGGCCGCTCCCAGCTATTTTGAACGCCACGCACCACCGCTGACGCCGCAGGACCTGACCAATCATGCCTGTATAAGGCTGCGCCTGCCCACATCCGGCGGCTTCTACATCTGGGAGTTCGGCAAGGAGGGCCGCGAGCTGAAAGTCCGCGTCCAGGGCCGGGCCGTGTTCAACACGGTAGCCATGATGCGGCAGGCGGCACTGGACGGAATGGGCCTCGCCTATTTGCCTGATGACGTCGTGGAAGCAGATATCAGCGAGGGACGGCTGCTGCACGTGCTGGCGGACTGGTGCCCGCCACGCCCGGGCTATCATCTCTATTACCCCAGCCGCCGCCAGCCCTCGCCAGCCTTCGCGCTGGTTGTCGATGCGGTGCGGTATCGGGGGTGA